A single region of the Nocardioides ochotonae genome encodes:
- a CDS encoding dolichyl-phosphate-mannose--protein mannosyltransferase encodes MTSTRPAPAAGPPRIPVEARPSAWVRMRGRLTGSDPLIGWLAPLGIALLALVLRLWRLGTPREFAFDETYYAKDAWSLLHHGYVRSHVDGADEKILDGTTTGLWTDDPSMIVHPDVGKWLIALGEWAFGMNPFGWRVSAAVAGALMVLVMCRLVRRMTGSTLLGCVAGLLLSLDGLHFVLSRLALLDIFLALFMLCGVACIVNDRDWSRARLARLVPDQVTHGWGPVRAMLWRPWLLAGGIAWGLAIGTKWTALYPLAAFGLLCWLWSAGARRTLGVRRPVLRSALTDGLPAFGYLVVLAGVVYTATWTGWMVHAEEYEEHLSSTQYTRYSHMDGDRAVAEGDATWPTAQEPDADGLGEVAQSLRSLWYYHRDVYTFHTHFLNDSEHTYASKPLGWLLLNRPVGVSADTGIEPGTRGCDAAPDSDCLRQVLLIGTPVIWWGGLLALLFAVVAWVGARDWRFGVAVVGTASTWLPWLLYDDRPIFLFYAVLTLPFLVLALTLTMGRLIGPSRAATPRRTTGVIVSGAFVVLALLNFAWFWPVLTHGLLTHGEWLDRIWFERWI; translated from the coding sequence GTGACGTCCACCCGCCCGGCCCCCGCGGCCGGCCCGCCTCGGATCCCCGTCGAGGCGCGCCCCTCGGCCTGGGTCCGGATGCGCGGCCGACTGACCGGCAGCGACCCGCTGATCGGGTGGCTGGCGCCGCTCGGGATCGCGCTGCTCGCGCTGGTGCTGCGGCTGTGGCGCCTGGGCACGCCGCGCGAGTTCGCCTTCGACGAGACCTACTACGCCAAGGACGCGTGGTCGCTGCTCCACCACGGCTACGTCCGCAGCCATGTCGACGGCGCCGACGAGAAGATCCTCGACGGCACCACGACCGGGCTGTGGACCGACGACCCGTCGATGATCGTGCACCCCGACGTCGGCAAGTGGCTGATCGCGCTCGGCGAGTGGGCCTTCGGGATGAACCCGTTCGGCTGGCGGGTCTCGGCCGCGGTCGCGGGCGCGCTGATGGTGCTCGTGATGTGCCGCCTGGTCCGCCGGATGACCGGCTCCACCCTGCTCGGCTGCGTGGCCGGGCTGCTGCTGAGCCTGGACGGGCTGCACTTCGTGCTCTCGCGCCTGGCCCTGCTCGACATCTTCCTGGCCCTGTTCATGCTGTGCGGCGTCGCGTGCATCGTCAACGACCGCGACTGGTCCCGGGCCCGCCTCGCCCGGCTGGTGCCCGACCAGGTCACCCACGGCTGGGGGCCGGTGCGCGCGATGCTGTGGCGCCCGTGGCTGCTCGCCGGCGGGATCGCGTGGGGCCTGGCGATCGGCACCAAGTGGACGGCGCTCTACCCGCTCGCGGCGTTCGGGCTGCTGTGCTGGCTGTGGAGCGCGGGCGCGCGGCGCACCCTCGGCGTACGCCGCCCGGTGCTGCGCTCCGCGCTCACCGACGGGCTCCCGGCGTTCGGCTACCTGGTGGTGCTCGCCGGCGTCGTCTACACCGCGACCTGGACCGGCTGGATGGTGCACGCCGAGGAGTACGAGGAGCACCTCTCCTCCACGCAGTACACCCGCTACAGCCACATGGACGGCGACCGCGCGGTCGCCGAGGGCGACGCCACCTGGCCGACCGCCCAGGAGCCGGACGCCGACGGGCTCGGCGAGGTGGCCCAGTCGCTGCGCTCGCTGTGGTACTACCACCGCGACGTCTACACCTTCCACACCCACTTCCTCAACGACTCCGAGCACACCTACGCCTCCAAGCCGCTCGGCTGGCTGCTGCTAAACCGCCCGGTCGGGGTCTCCGCCGACACCGGCATCGAGCCCGGCACCCGCGGCTGCGACGCCGCGCCGGACAGCGACTGCCTGCGCCAGGTGCTGCTGATCGGCACCCCGGTGATCTGGTGGGGCGGCCTGCTCGCGCTGCTGTTCGCCGTGGTCGCCTGGGTCGGCGCACGCGACTGGCGCTTCGGCGTCGCGGTCGTCGGCACCGCCTCGACCTGGCTGCCCTGGCTGCTCTACGACGACCGGCCGATCTTCCTCTTCTACGCGGTCCTGACGCTGCCCTTCCTGGTGCTCGCGCTGACCCTGACCATGGGGCGCCTGATCGGGCCGTCGCGGGCCGCCACGCCGCGGCGTACGACCGGGGTGATCGTGTCGGGGGCGTTCGTGGTCCTGGCGCTGCTCAACTTCGCGTGGTTCTGGCCGGTCCTCACCCACGGCCTGCTCACCCACGGCGAGTGGCTCGACCGGATCTGGTTCGAGCGCTGGATCTGA
- a CDS encoding tryptophan-rich sensory protein produces MGPTRTDRVRQLVVVLAEVFCVVGTLVGTGVIGTPVAETAGGALSADATLVAPAGTAFSIWSVIYLGLAAYTIWQLLPGNATDVRARATGWLAAASMVLNATWLLVTQADLVWLSVVVIVVLLAVLVELVRRLARHRAEGWGDRLAVDATFGLYLGWVAVATCANTAAAVGDSRWDVSSEDTIAVVGTIALLALLTTLEVGFFWRYGARWAVALASAWGLAWVAVGRTAETPESLPTAVAAGLCAAVLLLAAAALPPVPRERGGQGRRVRTSTPMSAAR; encoded by the coding sequence ATGGGCCCCACACGCACCGACCGTGTCCGCCAGCTCGTCGTCGTGCTCGCGGAGGTGTTCTGCGTCGTCGGGACCCTGGTCGGCACCGGCGTGATCGGCACCCCGGTCGCGGAGACGGCCGGGGGCGCGCTGTCCGCGGACGCCACCTTGGTGGCACCGGCCGGGACGGCGTTCTCGATCTGGTCGGTGATCTACCTGGGGCTGGCGGCGTACACGATCTGGCAGCTGCTGCCCGGCAACGCCACCGACGTCCGGGCCCGCGCGACCGGATGGCTGGCGGCCGCGTCGATGGTGCTCAACGCGACCTGGCTGCTGGTGACCCAGGCCGACCTGGTCTGGCTCAGCGTCGTGGTGATCGTGGTGCTCCTCGCCGTCCTCGTCGAGCTGGTACGCCGCCTGGCCCGGCACCGTGCCGAGGGCTGGGGGGACCGGCTGGCCGTGGACGCGACGTTCGGGCTCTACCTCGGCTGGGTGGCCGTGGCGACCTGCGCCAACACCGCCGCGGCGGTCGGCGACTCGCGCTGGGACGTCTCCTCCGAGGACACCATCGCGGTGGTCGGCACCATCGCCCTGCTGGCGCTGCTGACCACCCTCGAGGTGGGGTTCTTCTGGCGATACGGCGCCCGCTGGGCGGTCGCGCTGGCCAGTGCGTGGGGGCTTGCCTGGGTGGCCGTCGGGCGCACCGCCGAGACCCCCGAGTCGCTGCCCACCGCGGTGGCCGCCGGGCTGTGCGCGGCGGTGCTGCTGCTCGCCGCCGCAGCGTTGCCCCCGGTGCCGCGCGAGCGGGGCGGGCAGGGGCGCCGAGTGCGCACGTCCACGCCGATGTCGGCCGCGCGCTGA
- a CDS encoding pyridoxamine 5'-phosphate oxidase family protein: protein MTTFRPGWDTIPTPLLDFWTEYHICTLTTLRPDGRPHVVPVGVSLDLEQKCAWVITSAGSRKVANVRAAGPGAPVAACSVDGPRWSSLEGTATVCDDEHSVARAIERYTARYRTPHPNPQRVALRLEVDRFVFGPALVAPR, encoded by the coding sequence ATGACGACCTTCCGTCCCGGCTGGGACACCATCCCCACGCCGCTGCTCGACTTCTGGACCGAGTACCACATCTGCACGCTCACGACGCTGCGCCCCGACGGCCGGCCCCACGTCGTACCGGTGGGGGTGTCGCTGGACCTGGAGCAGAAGTGCGCCTGGGTGATCACGAGTGCGGGCTCGCGCAAGGTCGCGAACGTGCGGGCCGCGGGCCCGGGCGCGCCGGTCGCGGCCTGCTCGGTCGACGGGCCCCGCTGGTCGAGCCTGGAGGGCACCGCCACCGTCTGCGACGACGAGCACTCCGTCGCCCGCGCGATCGAGCGCTACACCGCCCGCTACCGCACCCCGCACCCCAACCCGCAGCGCGTCGCCCTGCGCCTCGAGGTGGACCGCTTCGTCTTCGGCCCCGCCCTGGTCGCCCCCCGCTGA
- a CDS encoding DEAD/DEAH box helicase → MARGGQRQAGATRNAPRARRRQRELDNEGLIPVLARAVREVETGVQRKAVRPSTRTKFQVVALLVREERTRVKNDTGLSEGRRAEELKRLDGIGTILAKTAARDPSLLALLAEDAKVTEEARELRREMVLAAGLEPVVEEEPEAEEVASPFAHPERQVVPQSVIARKLANPFLAPDFTFATRNGHPRRLAGWELLGPLFRSFEQAGPSACMPLPEESAVRAPQGLELMPHQARVIAAAAAGHRTFLLADEPGLGKTAQALMAAHAADAYPLLVVVPNVVKTNWAREAHLWTPGRTATVIHGDGHDVDGFADIVVINYEILERHVGWLSDFGFRGMVVDEAHFIKNKTSQRSQHVLHIADRIRERIASPLMMALTGTPLINDIEDFRAIWQFLGWIDDVKPLGTLMEALEDTGLTPAEPAFYPAARGCVVNMGIVRRRKIDVAKDIPARRVADLPVELDDEAGRSIRAAERELARRLVERYLSALEVRGQSYDGIDEELVRRVATWEREDTVSAKDGENVFSMMRRIGQAKAGLAADYAAQLARSVGKVVFFAKHVDVMDAAEETFARRGLKYSSIRGDQTPKARQKAIDAFVEDPEVAIVVCSLSAAGVGLNLQVASNLVLAELSWTDAEQTQAIDRIHRIGQEEPVTAWRIIAAQTIDTRIAELIDSKAGLAARALDGSDEEIGGSADVQLEALVSLLTDALQQRFGR, encoded by the coding sequence TTGGCCCGAGGAGGCCAGCGCCAGGCCGGCGCTACCCGCAACGCACCCCGAGCCCGTCGTCGTCAGCGAGAGCTGGACAACGAGGGGCTCATCCCGGTGCTCGCACGCGCCGTGCGCGAGGTCGAGACCGGGGTGCAGCGCAAGGCGGTCCGCCCCTCGACCCGCACGAAGTTCCAGGTCGTGGCCCTGCTGGTGCGCGAGGAGCGCACCCGGGTCAAGAACGACACCGGGCTCAGCGAGGGCCGTCGCGCGGAGGAGCTCAAGCGCCTCGACGGCATCGGCACGATCCTCGCCAAGACCGCCGCCCGCGACCCCTCCCTGCTCGCGCTGCTCGCCGAGGACGCCAAGGTCACCGAGGAGGCCCGCGAGCTGCGCCGCGAGATGGTGCTGGCCGCCGGTCTCGAGCCGGTCGTCGAGGAGGAGCCCGAGGCCGAGGAGGTCGCCTCGCCCTTCGCCCACCCCGAGCGCCAGGTCGTCCCCCAGTCGGTGATCGCGCGCAAGCTGGCCAACCCGTTCCTCGCCCCCGACTTCACCTTCGCCACGCGCAACGGCCACCCGCGCCGGCTCGCCGGCTGGGAGCTGCTCGGGCCGCTGTTCCGCTCCTTCGAGCAGGCCGGGCCCAGCGCCTGCATGCCGCTGCCGGAGGAGAGCGCCGTACGCGCCCCGCAGGGTCTGGAGCTGATGCCGCACCAGGCGCGCGTGATCGCCGCCGCGGCCGCCGGGCACCGCACCTTCCTGCTCGCCGACGAGCCCGGCCTGGGCAAGACCGCGCAGGCGCTGATGGCCGCGCACGCCGCCGACGCCTACCCGCTGCTGGTCGTCGTGCCCAACGTCGTCAAGACCAACTGGGCCCGCGAGGCGCACCTGTGGACGCCGGGGCGCACCGCCACCGTCATCCACGGCGATGGCCACGACGTCGACGGGTTCGCCGACATCGTCGTGATCAACTACGAGATCCTCGAGCGCCACGTCGGCTGGCTGAGCGACTTCGGGTTCCGCGGGATGGTCGTCGACGAGGCGCACTTCATCAAGAACAAGACCTCCCAGCGCTCCCAGCACGTGCTCCACATCGCCGACCGGATCCGCGAGCGGATCGCCTCGCCGCTGATGATGGCGCTCACCGGTACGCCGCTGATCAACGACATCGAGGACTTCCGCGCGATCTGGCAGTTCCTGGGCTGGATCGACGACGTCAAGCCGCTCGGCACCCTGATGGAGGCCCTCGAGGACACCGGGCTGACCCCGGCCGAGCCGGCGTTCTATCCCGCCGCCCGTGGCTGCGTGGTCAACATGGGCATCGTGCGACGTCGCAAGATCGACGTCGCCAAGGACATCCCCGCCCGCCGGGTGGCCGACCTGCCGGTCGAGCTCGACGACGAGGCCGGCCGGTCGATCCGGGCCGCCGAGCGCGAGCTGGCCCGCCGCCTGGTGGAGCGCTACCTCTCCGCGCTGGAGGTGCGCGGCCAGTCCTACGACGGCATCGACGAGGAGCTCGTACGCCGCGTCGCGACGTGGGAGCGCGAGGACACCGTCTCGGCCAAGGACGGCGAGAACGTCTTCAGCATGATGCGGCGCATCGGCCAGGCGAAGGCGGGCCTCGCGGCCGACTACGCCGCGCAGCTGGCGCGCAGCGTCGGCAAGGTCGTCTTCTTCGCCAAGCACGTCGACGTCATGGACGCCGCGGAGGAGACCTTCGCCCGCCGCGGGCTGAAGTACTCCTCGATCCGAGGCGACCAGACCCCGAAGGCGCGCCAGAAGGCGATCGACGCGTTCGTCGAGGACCCCGAGGTCGCGATCGTCGTGTGCTCGCTGAGCGCGGCCGGCGTCGGGCTCAACCTGCAGGTGGCCTCCAACCTGGTGCTCGCCGAGCTGTCGTGGACCGACGCGGAGCAGACCCAGGCGATCGACCGCATCCACCGCATCGGTCAGGAGGAGCCGGTCACCGCGTGGCGGATCATCGCCGCGCAGACCATCGACACCCGGATCGCCGAGCTCATCGACAGCAAGGCCGGCCTCGCCGCCCGTGCTCTCGACGGCTCCGACGAGGAGATCGGCGGCTCCGCGGACGTCCAGCTCGAGGCCCTTGTCAGCCTCCTCACCGACGCCCTGCAGCAGCGCTTCGGCCGCTGA